A single window of Balaenoptera ricei isolate mBalRic1 chromosome 15, mBalRic1.hap2, whole genome shotgun sequence DNA harbors:
- the LOC132348597 gene encoding LOW QUALITY PROTEIN: DNA-directed RNA polymerases I and III subunit RPAC2-like (The sequence of the model RefSeq protein was modified relative to this genomic sequence to represent the inferred CDS: deleted 1 base in 1 codon) — protein MEEDQELERNISGLKTPMAEDERKTALEMVQAPGTDRHCVTFVLHEEDHTLGNSLRYMIMKNPEVEFCGYTTTHPSESKINLHIQTRGTLPAVEPFQRVLTELMNRICQHVLDTFEASIKEYKDQKANRNEATF, from the exons ATGGAAGAGGACCAGGAGCTGGAGAGAAACATATCTGGATTGAAGACCCCAATGGCTGAAGACGAGAGGAAGACAGCCCTGGAAATGGTCCAGGCACCTGGGACAGATAGACACTGTGTGACATTTGTATTGCATGAGGAGGACCATACCCTAGGAAATTCTCTTCGTTACATGATCATGAAGAACCCGGAAGTGGAATTTTGTGGTTACACTACAACCCATCCTTCAGAGAGCAAAATTAATTTGCACATACAGACTCGAGGTACCCTTCCAGCTGTTGAGCCCTTTCAGAGAGTCCTGACTGAGCTCATGAATAGA ATCTGCCAACATGTGCTTGACACGTTTGAAGCCAGCATAAAGGAATATAAGGATCAAAAAGCCAACAGAAATGAAGCCACATTCTAG